One genomic window of Stigmatella ashevillena includes the following:
- a CDS encoding FHA domain-containing protein, translated as MTFCQRCDSENSDDATLCQACGAPMRSGTLVMAVSQLAPRPQVSIRVVRADGGPESVVKMQRDTLTCGQQYGDLVLSDDPFVMPQQARFFFSGAHLAVEDVGGANGVFVRLRQERELPTGGELRLGRQRLVLEPIPTASTGPGGAQIWGSPDAGYRLRLVQLLEGGMRGAAFPLKEGENLLGREHGDITFPTDGFVSGRHAVLNVRQDQLMVRDVGSSNGTFIRLAGPTFVDNGDHFLIGRQLLRVELQMQA; from the coding sequence ATGACCTTCTGCCAGCGCTGTGACAGCGAGAATTCCGACGATGCCACCCTCTGCCAGGCCTGTGGCGCACCGATGCGGTCCGGCACCCTGGTGATGGCCGTCTCCCAGCTTGCCCCCCGCCCCCAGGTGTCCATCCGCGTGGTTCGCGCGGACGGCGGCCCGGAGTCGGTGGTCAAGATGCAGCGGGACACCCTCACCTGCGGCCAGCAGTACGGGGACCTCGTGCTCTCCGATGATCCCTTCGTCATGCCCCAGCAGGCGCGCTTCTTCTTCTCGGGAGCCCACCTGGCCGTGGAGGATGTGGGGGGGGCCAACGGCGTCTTCGTCCGCCTGCGCCAGGAGCGCGAGCTGCCAACGGGGGGCGAGCTGCGGCTGGGCCGACAGCGGCTGGTCCTCGAGCCCATTCCGACCGCCTCGACGGGCCCGGGGGGAGCACAGATCTGGGGCTCACCCGATGCGGGCTACCGGCTGCGGCTGGTGCAGTTGCTCGAGGGAGGCATGCGCGGCGCGGCCTTCCCGCTCAAAGAGGGCGAAAACCTGCTGGGCCGCGAGCACGGGGACATCACCTTCCCCACGGATGGCTTCGTCTCGGGGCGTCATGCCGTACTCAACGTACGGCAGGATCAACTCATGGTCCGGGATGTCGGCTCCTCCAACGGCACCTTCATCCGCCTGGCGGGCCCGACGTTCGTGGACAATGGCGACCATTTTCTGATTGGCCGCCAGCTGCTCCGGGTCGAACTCCAGATGCAGGCCTAG